CCGGATCCCTATGAGGCATCATATGCGACGGGGCTTGATGGCACTTTGGGTGATGCCTTTCTGGATCCAGATGGCGACCGCCTGAAGAATTATCAGGAATATTATTCCTGCGCCATCTATCACTGGCAGCATGATGTATGGACTTATGGTCAACCTTTCTACAATAGCGCCGTTTTCTTCCAGGGCGTGCCAAAGGGTTGGGATTGGTGGCAAAAGCGTTACATCCCTCTGTTCAATCCGAAAAAGGGAATTTCGGTTCTTGCCTATTCGGGATGCCGACCAACGATGGCGGATTCGGATGAAGACAACATGGATGATTATTACGAAATCTATCATGGGTTAAATCCAACTTATGGCGTGTTTGACCTGGTAACGTCTCGCGATGTCAATGCACGCGTGTATGTAGGGGCCGTGGCGGCCGACTACCGCCTCAAGCCTTATATTGCAGGAACACCGGAGGCGGATCCCGACGGAGATGGTCTGCCGAATACCGAGGAAGCACCGCTCTGGTACTACCAGAAACAATCCCCGCGTTATCATACGGATCCTTCGCCGTTGTGGATGACCGATACGGGGTCTGACTCCAGTTGGGTGAACCTCTACTACAGGCCTAATGTTTCTGTTTGGCTTTGGTCTGGAAAATTGCCTCCGCCCACTTACGCGTTTGATTTCGAGAGTAATGAGGGGTTTGATACCGATGGAGACGGACGCAGCGATTACGAGGAATTGAATGTGACCAAAACGGATCCGATGAGTCCCGAACGTCCGGTGAAGCGGAGAGCGCTCTATCTTCCCGAAGGTCAGGATGCTTATGCTCGTACTCTGCCAGGATATGTGCCTGGCGTGACTTACCCGAAGAGCGGTTATTTGCCGGGGACATCTGTGATCGGGTATTCCGGAGATTACCTACGCAGTTTCACGGTGGAAGCATGGGTGCGGCCGCTGACTCCAAGTAACGGCACGGATCAGGTGGTGGTGGAACGTCCCATCATGCTGCCGAGTGGCAACCCGATGAGTCTTGTGCAAGGAATCCGCCTAAATTTCCGGATTGCGCTGAATGCCGATGGCTATCCCTACGCCAGTTATAATGGCAATGGAACCCAGCTTATTTTTCCGGAAGCCCGGGTCACTGGTTCGGCGAAGCTGTCCGCTACTAACTGGACGCATATTGCGGCAACCTATCAAGTGCCGGACACCATAAATCCTTTGGTGGGCGGGGTCTTTACTCTGTATGTCGATGGTAGGATCGCCCGGCAAGATATTTTCCGCGAATTACCCGCTAACGGCGTGTTTAATCCCTCCTGGCACATCTATGGCGCCCCAATTGTGGTGGGGGCGGCGGATGCGAATCCGGATGGAAGGATAGGATCTGGATCACAGCCTCAGCCAGAGCGCTTCTTCAAGGGCTGGATTGATGAAGTCCGTATTTGGGACGGCGTCCGGGATGGTGCTCAGATCCTGGCAGGCTCGAAGATCAGGATGAAGCAGGCTGATGTGCTGGCCAGCAAATCGGCGTCAGCAAGTCTGTTCTATCTCTACAGCTTTGATGCGTTGACCGATCCTGATCATGCCGCGACCACGACGGGAACCGGCGTCGGGTTTGATTCCACCGCTACCGCCATATTCCCATCAGATTGGACAGTAGGATTCTGGGGTGCATCCTCGCAACGTTCGCAAATCTATTCCGACTACCGGATGGTGCCGTGGATTCAGAATGCCGCCGCGCATACACCGGAAATGCCGGTCACCGATATTGGCTCCACCAATGGGTATGTCTCCCTGATGAATGGCACCAATGTGATCGGGCAATATGCGAATTTCTGGAATTCATCCAATCCGTACGGCTATCGATATTATACCGCGCCTGACGGGGTGCTTGATTTCTACGATGTGGCGAATGATTTGTTGCCGTTACGCTGGGCGCAGGCTGACGAGGATGTTCCGATGTGGGATAACGGCACCGTGCCCGCCACGACTGGCTTTGATTCTGATGGCGATGGGATGGCGGATGCCTGGGAAGAACAGTATGGATTTGATCCTCTTATTCCCGATGATGTCACCTCGGATTCCGATGGAGACGGCCTGTCGAACTTAAATGAATATTTGGTCGGGATCAATCCGTGGAGTCAGGATAGTGATGGTAATCGCGTTAAGGATATGGATGAAGATTCCGATGGCGATGGGCTCAGTAACGGAATCGAGATCAATGTCTATGGAACGGATCCCGGCGATCCGGATACGGACGATGATGGCACGGCTGACGGCGTTGAAGTGGATCGTAACATTGCCAAAGCTGATGGTCGACGTGTGACCAGTCCGGTGGATTCCCGGAGTCCACTGATGCCAAAGAGCATGGTCGCGAATGGGGTGGCCCAGGTTGTGCCTGCCGCCAAGTTCCAAGGGGATGCCGACCGGTTTGATATGAGGAGTTGGACCATTGAGGCATGGGTCAAGCCTCAGACATCCAACGAAACAGGTGCAGTGGTGATGCGAACACTGGGTGATGGACGAACCAATTTCGCCTTGCGCCTGGAGAATAATTACCCGGTGGTGGAATTTTCCTCTGTTGCCGGGGCATTATACAAGGAGCGTGCAAGTGTGCCGCTGAGCACTAACAGTTGGACCTATCTGGCGGGAACCTTCAGCAGCGAATCACTTCGTTTCACGCTTTATGTAAATGGTCGCGTGGTGACGAACTTGACAGCTATCGATACCTGCGCGTCGGGCGAGGGGACGACTGCGATGGGTGCTGGGCTCCAAGGGCTCATTGATGAAGTCAGAATCTGGAGTGTCGCCAGAACTGACTCCGAAATTCTTGACTGGTACAATAAGACGTACAGGGAACCGGTGGAGGACATCAAGAATACCATTACGGTAACGGTCTATTCGAACAGTGCAGCAAATGCGTTATTTGATGCATTCTTAGGTGAGGCTTTGCCCTCGGGAATTTCCGAACTGAGTGCCAGTCTTAAGGGAGCTGCTGAAGCCGCAGGTTCATTTATTGGATTCCCTGAATTACCGAATAAGATGTCTCGCCCTGGAAAAGGGGTGATCTTGAGCTCGGGTAAAGTCAAGGATGCCGAAGTAGCCAGCAACACTTCAGGTTCAAAGACAACTTCATTCGGGACAGCAGGTGATGCGGATCTTACGACGTTGTTAGCAGGAGAGACGTCCCATGATGCCGTGTCGTTGACTCTGACGTTTAAGTCCGACTCGTCGGTTAAAGGTGTGAGCTTTGATTTCCTTTTTGGCTCGGAAGAGTTTCCTGAATGGGTGGGAACGGCGTTCAATGATGATTTTGGAGTGTTTTTGGATGGGGTGAACATCTCGTTTGACAAAAACGATAAGCCCGTCTCAGTGAACAACAACTTCTTTGAGCTCGACAACGATGTGTGGAATCCAGCCAATCAGGCAAGTGTGGGTAAAATGCAGGTGAGTTTGCCGTTCGAATACGATGGATTGACTCCGTTGCTTACCACCAGTAAGACACTGAAGCCGGGACTTCATACGCTCAAGTTCGTGATTGCCGATACCGGTGATACCGCATATGACAGCGTGGTCTTTTTGAGTAAACTTCGATTTAAATTGGAAACCGAGGGCACTGGAAAATCCCTGAAAACACTTAGATCCTACTATTTGTTTGACGATGGACAGAACACCACCATCACCAACAAACTTACAGGACAGGTGAAGGGTTATGGCACTGAGGACTTCGCGCAACCACTGGATTGGGCGTTTGCTCTGAAGGGGTGTGTGTTCAGCACGAATGCTGCCCCGCTCATTGAGATGAAGAACGATGCCGATGCCGATGGCATTCCTGATTGGTGGGAACTATTCTTCTTCGGTGTTGATGTCGATCCCTACGGCGATAACGATGGGGATGGCTTGAACAATCTGTATGAGTACTGGGCGAAGACGGATCCTGACGTCACAGATACTGATCACGACGGTTTTAATGACTACGACAGTCGTACCGGTCCGGGGGCTCGCACTTATGGCGAAATCTATGATGATGGAGATGGGATGCCTGATGCTTGGGAGAACCTCTACAAAGGGCCTTGTCTGACCACAGGCAAGCGTGGACTTGACCCGGCTTATTACGATGCCTCACTGGATCCCGATGAGGATGGATGGAGCAGTTATGCCGAGTACCTTGCGGGAACGGACCCCATTGTTGCCAGCAGTTTCCCTCGGCCGGCAATAGAAATCCATGGAAGATACTATGGACGTTTTGGCAACACGCTTCTTGAGGCGTCGACCTCACAGGGTGCAGGCCAAAGTACCATTGTGGGAGAACCGGCGGCGACTGCTGCGGCAGGTTCTACCTATATATCCGGAATACTCCAGACTGCGAATATCACGGCAGGTTCCTTGAAGCTTATGGTGGCTGGGGTGGCGATTGCGACCGATAACGGAAACGGTGTACTGGCTGGTACTTATAGTGGGGGCACGGTCTCCGGTGCCATTAATTATGAGACCGGGGGCTGGTATCTGACACTTGCTGGTGCAACTTTTACAGCGGCAACACCCGTTGCGGCCAATTATACCTACACGACAGGCGGTCAGCTTAAGTTGTCGTTCTATAAGACGGCGGCTATGGATGGGTGGCCGATTGCCACCCTCGAAATGACTGGGGATTATGTGAAGACCTCTAAACTTACCTCGGGGCATCTGGTGGAGGGCAATAATTATGTGTTCGCCTATCTGGATCGGAACAGCAATAGCAAGTTTGAGCCTGATTCCGAACCAGCTGGCCTTGCGCAATTTAATCCCGTTAATGTCGGATTCGGTGCGCTCAACAACGTGGAAATCGGCATGACCGATTCGATGCCGGGTTATTCGCGGGTTACATGGGTCGCGTCCGCGACCGCGACTAAGTATATTGTGATATCAAGTAATCCTGGAATGACGAATGTTATTACTGGGCCCCGGAATTACTTGCATGAGGGGGATTACCTGGTTAGTGGTCGTTATGGCTTCGGGCCAGTCTTTCCATCTTTTGAAGTGTATGAGAATGATCTCAATCACTTTTTAGCGGTGGTGTTGGCTACCGAAATTCCGACGGTCACGTTGAGTACACCTTCAATTGTCACGCCTCATGACACGGTGTATCAGTACGCTAAGAACGAGCTTGAATTTAAGGCTGATCTTAACGCTACAAGCTATAGATTGCAGATTGCTGCAGTTACCAATGCGGTGATTATCAATACGACTAACATTGTGCCTTACAGAGATGCTAACGGGGTTTGCAAGGTGACACTGCCCTTCTACGCCGGGGATAATTATATTCCTGTGGGAAGCAATTATGCGTCTTCGGTGTGGGCCAACTCGCGGTACTGGGTAAGGGTTCAGGCAGCTACACCTGCATTGTCGGTTTTATCCCCATGGAGTGCTTTTAATTTGGATGTCCGGTGCCCGACCAATGGTGGAAAATCCGAGATTTCCGGGGATGTGTATTATTTTGGTAAGGTTGCGCATGGGTATGGAGCAGGACTTACATCCAATCGTTTGACGATTATTGTCCAGGCCTATGAAAACAAAGGCTTCAGCGGAGTGGCTGATGGACAGGTTCAAATTACCTATTTCTGTGCGACCAATTTCCCGAACGATCCGAGTGCCGGAGCGAATTCGCGCAAAGGGGCCTACAGTATCAAGGGGCTTCATAGCCAGACCTTTTACGTTCGAGCGTTTATTGACCTAAATGGGAATCGGACGCTTGATTCATGGGAACCTGTGGGGTTTGTCCAGGAGCGGACGATGGATGGAGGGGAGGTCCCCGTTGAAATTGATGTGTCCGCTAGCATAGGCGTGCAGAAGTCTGGGATGCAGATTGTAATTAGAGATCGTGATACCGACGACGATCAGTTACCGGACGGCTGGGAGTGGATGTATTACGGAACACTAGGAAAGGGGGCCTATGATCAAAGCTCGGCGAACCTGACTTGGTGGGGTACCACAAACATACCGTTAATCCGGTGTTACGAGATTGATCCACTGGATGTTGATCCTACCGCTGTGAATGGTGATACGGATGGCGACGGGGTAAGCGACTTTGATGAAGTGTGTTATTCTGACCGTATAGCTGGTACCTCGCCGGATATTAGTGATTATAACCCCTATGCCCCCGTATTGAATCCTCTTGGGGTGGACTTGAATCCCATGAAGTGGGATACGGATGGTGATGGATTATCAGATGGATATGAGCTTAGCCATGGACTTAATCCGATTAACCCGAATGATGGGGCCTTGGAGATGTCTCGGGCGTCGGCGGCTGGAGAGGTAATCCCCGGGCTTCCATTTATATCCCGGACGGCGATTATAATGCCTTCAGAAGGGCAGTTCTCGCTGTCATGGCTTGGGAGAGTAGGCATGATCTATGAAGTCCAGTATAGTGATGATTTGAGAGTCTGGCATTCAGCAATAGGCGGTTATCGAAGTGGGCAGGGCGTACATGACTTTGTGGATCAGGCTCCTAAAGTAATGTCGCGGTTTTACCGTGTGGTCGTGAAGTAATTGGGATAACCATTGACCTGTATGACACGTTTTCGTAACTTGCAAATATTCAACTAAAAAGAGGGTAGATAGATATGAAGCACCTGTTTCAAAATGCATTGGTAATAGCGATGGGCGTTGCGTTGGTTGGCTGTGAGTGGGGTGGAAGTGGGGATGAGGGTTCGTGGAATGATAGTTCGAGTATTGCTAATTTTAGCGGCTCATATCGAGGGTCAGGTGGGTACTTGGTTAGCGATTATTCGACAACCGCAAGTTCTACTCCTATAACATCATCTGGTGGTGTAACCTATAACACCTATACGGGAGAGGATGGGGGCAACACCGGCGCAAACAGAGTGTCACTTTCCGGAAAAACATCGCATGGCTCGGTTAAGCCTGGATCTTTCACGATCATTTTCGGAGGTGTTTCCGGTTCAGCCTTTGATGATGGATCTGGCGCTATGAAAGGTTCATATGTTTTAGGACCGACAAACTTTCCTGTTACTGGTGGTCATTTTGAATACGATACAGGTGTTTGGACGTTGCAGTTTGCCGCTCCAGGTCTGCCTGTTTCTCAGTCTATATCGATAAACTATAGTGCGGCGGGTGCCGCCACAAGCAGTGGGTCGAGTAGTAGCAGTGGTTCTGGTGCATCTGGTGGTGTCAGCATCTATGCTTTTAATGTTCAGCAGAGCGGCAACAAGATTTCGATTGTTGACAATAATGGCAGTGTGTATTCCGGTAGTATGGGTGATGTTAGAACGACGGGTGGGCTTTCCTCTAGTTCGACAGGTGGTACGCCTGCTAATGGAGATCAGGTCATTGCACCGTATTCGGCATCAGGAAAAAGTAAGTCCGGAATGTATGTCAATTTAGTTGGAAATTTTCAGGGGACAGTTGCAAGTGTCTCATCGGTTAGTTCAGTGAGTGGTGATTCCACAACGATTAAAACGTCCTTTGCCTTGTCTGATCGCGTTATCCTTGGTACTTGGGTAGAAGATGGAGGTAAGACGGGGGATATTAAAGGAATAGCCGGTTCTTCTAGTACTATAACGGTATCAAGTAGTACTTCGACCAACTCTCCGTAATTCTTAATCAGTTAGTATGGGGGCAGTGCGAAACAAATTCGCCCTGCCCCTTTTTGGTTTATGGTAGGGCCTTTGCGAGCTGTACGAAGCAATTCTCATTATGATCAACAGTCCTAATCTTGAGAAAATGAAACTGTCGCTTCGCAACCGCACCGTTGTTGGAGCCTCCAATACGTCTGAAGAGGCTGCCAATGGTGATCCCAAAGAAACGGGTGTGTCGCGTCAGGATTATTTTCCTTCGCGCATGCTGGGGGAAAAAGTAAGGCGTAAAAACAACTTTGGTACGGTGGTCGGGCAACTGTTCCTGATATTGTTGCTAATATTGATTCCTTTGGGCGTTTTTTGCTATTTCGATTTATCTGAATATCGACAATGGGTTACGGCGACTGAACTGCTGCCGGACTTGCGAAAGGCTGCTGGCGACGATGTGAGGGCTGCCGCATTGGCGCAGTTGGCGATAACAGTAGATCCTGGAAATGTGTCCTTGAAAAGTGGGCTTTTGGGGGTTTTGGCAATCCGGAAGGTGGGTCTGGGGCAAAGAGAAGTAGGGTTGCGTAATTGCAAGCAGGTTTGTCAGCAATTCCCAACGTCATGGTTTGCAAGCCAGTTTTCTGAGGCTTCATTTTACGGTTCGTGTCCTGCCTGTGCGGCAAAGGGGTCTGTCCCAGTACCGTGTTACCGCTGTAAAGGCACCGGGGTATGCTCTCGTTGTGGGGGTTCTGGGGAATGTTCAACTTTTATGGGGAATTCAAGGCCGAGTGGTTCTGGTGGCGACATTCGGAATACTGGTAAATTTCAAGGAATGGGTGAGAAATGTCTCGACTGTAAAGGTACGATGAGGTGTCGGTATTGTGGCGGAAAAAAAACACTTTCCGGGACTTGTGCCAAGTGTGAGGGGGAGGGATGCCAGTTCTCTAAGCAAAAGGTCATCGAACAATATCGGGCCGTGATCGATTATGTGCTGGGGTTGCACCCTTCCTGGGTGGCAACGGTGGTTCGACTCCAGGCGACTGTGAAGTCATGGATTCCGTTTTTTTGAGCAAAGGCCAATCAAGAGATTTGAAAAGTATTTGCACAAAAGTCGCAAAGCACGCGAAGGTGGCAGCCGACGTCCCGGCGGCTGCATTTAGCAGCAGGAAAGATAATCCTGATCTGAATCAAAACTGTATGCATTTTCCTAAACTCATCCCCTGCATTCAAAATCTAATCATATAAATATAACTAGATACGTTATAGTTATATTAGTATGATCGAGAGCAGTGGGTGATGGATCTCACCTGGAAAAAGTGAGGGTGGTGGAGGGGGGGGCGAGGCGCATTATTATGCGTTATCTACATCAAGAGAATTGACGGGATATAGCATATGTGCGATACTGGACACGTAATGAAGAAACTGTATTCGGCGACACGGAAGGTTCGCGAATTCATCGAGACGCAGCCACCGGAGATTCAAGTCGAATACGTTAAGTTGGTCGAGCGGATCGAATCTGACGGGCATTTGGTTGAACCGTTCGGCAAGAAACTCGACCGGAATTTGTTCGAAATGCGGTTGAGGCGAGGACGCCAAGTGCGGATTGTGTATTTCTATTACATGGGTAATCGCGTGATCGGGGTGCATGCCTTTGTTAAGAAGACGCAACAGACGCCACAGCGGGAACTGTCGCAGGCACTGCGAGTCAGGCGGATAATCGAGGATGGAGACTATGACGAAGATAAATAGGGGATTGGAACGTATGCGTGCGGCTCACGAGGCGCAGGCGGTGGGCATTCGTGCGCATCCGGACTTCCAGAGGATCTCGGACGAGTTTGACGTGGAATATGAAGTGGCGCAACAGATGCTGACGATCCGCACGCAAGCAGGGCTTACCCAGGCCGATCTGGCCCGTCGGATGCATACGACGCAGAGCGTGGTATCTCGGATTGAGTCTGGAGTAAATGTATCCGTTGAAACGTTGGCTCGTTTTGCCGCCGCTTGTGGAAGGCGCCTACAGGTGCGGATGGTTCGTGAAAGTGGAATTTCATGATGGCTTACCACATTGGAAAACTGGTTCTTGGAACTCCTCCGCTGGTAGTGGGAACACTTTCTTCGAGAAGCTCCCTTCCTTCTGAACGTAGTGGTGCTGACTACCCCTGCAATGTGGTGGAAGTCAGGTTGGATCAGGTCGGCACGGATACTCCTGGGTGGCTGGGAGAGTGTCTGGCGATTGAGGAGGCCGGGGTCCCGGTCCTGCTTACTCTTCGGTTAGCTTCTGAAGGGGGGAACTGGGTCAAGCCTGATGCTGAGCGGTTACCCTTTCTCTCCTCCGCACTGAACAACCTCTCCTGTATTGACGTAGAGTTCGCCAGTGAACTTTGTGTGCCACTCTGTCGGCAGGCTGCGGAACTCGGGAAGTGCGTGGTCGTCTCTTCGCATAATTTTCAAGAAACCCCTGATTACGCCGTATTGAAGAGAATTCTGGATAAGATCCTGGCCATCCCGAATGCGATCCCCAAAATAACGACCATGATCAATACTGAGGTCGATGTGGAGACCTTGCAAAAGCTCCTTGAGATCACCACTGTGCGACCTATCTGTATTCTCGGCATGGGAAGCCTGGGCACTAAAACAAGAACTCTTTTTCCGACCTTAGGGGCCTGTCTTGCGTATGGTTATCTTGACGTGCCCAGCGCTCCAGGACAACTGTCTTCAAGTCAACTGATGCAAGCTTTAGCTAGAAAGAACCCATGAAAACTTGTTCCATTAAAGAATCTGAGGGGATTGAACCGCAACAGTTGGCAAACCTTCTTGATTTCATTCCTGTTTTTGAGGATCCATCATTTTGCCCCGCCGGACAGATTCCTGTTGATGAGGATAATTGGCCGGACGAAGATTTTATGAAGTTGGTCTCCCGTTTCATGGATGCCTGCTATAAGAATGGGTTCGTCGTCCGGTTCGATTGGGAGAACTGGGAGGCGGAGGCCATGACCTATGTCCGGGATCCTGCCTTACTTAAAGAAGCGGATCTCGTTATTCTGCGTCGCCTGTTTACCTGGCATATCCGGCAGAATCGGTTCACCAAAAATCATGTCGCCACCATGATCGCTTCAGGCCATATCTTGCTAGTGTTAAAGTCGTTAGGAGCTTTCAGGGTGTAGCCTTACTGCAATGGGGAGGAGCGGAGCCCAATGTGGGAGGGGCACTCCGTGCCGCGACAGGCTCGAAAGAGTCGCCGCAGGGGACTGCGCCTCCCACATTGAAGAGGGAGTCCCTTACTTGAGCGTGTCATTCCGTCAGTGTAATGGGGCTAAAGACGTGGTGACGTTTCTGGCGTTCTTTTTTTGATAAACCTTCTCCCTCAATTGCGAGTCGCTTTTCGATTCGTGCATTGTACATACCCAGTTGCAGTTCGTACGCGCCTGGAGGTATTTGGTCGGGTGGTTGAAACCGGAACGGGATATTCAGCGAGCCAAGGGCGAAAGTTTGCCAGAGGGGGAAGTTGAAGGTATGCACCGTGTGTCCCTGGGCATCTAACAGGTGGATAAAGAATACGATATCGTCCAGATTTCCGGGTCTGCTCATGATAATGGCTAGCAATGTTTCCTTGAAAAGCGGGCTTTTGGGGGTTTTGGCAATCCGTAAGGTGGGGCTGGGGCAACGAGAAGTAGGGTATCGTAATTGCAAGCAGGTTTGTCAGCAATTTCCTGCGTCATGGTTTGCAAGCCAGTTTTCTGAGGCTTCATTTTACGGTTCGTGTCCTGCCTGTGCGGCAAAGGGGTCTGTCCCAGTACCGTGTTACCGCTGTAAAGGCACCGGGGTATGCTCTCGTTGTGGGGGTTCTGGGGAATGTTCAACTTTTATGGGGAATTCAAGGCCGAGTGGTTCTGGTGGCGATATCCGGAATACGGGGGAATTTACAGGGATGGGAGAGAAGTGTCTTGATTGCAAAGGCACGCTGAAGTGTCGAAATTGCGACGGAAAGAAAACATTTAAGGGGACTTGTTCAAGTTGCAACGGGGAAGGCCACCAGTTCTCCCAGCAAAAAGTCACTGAACAATATCGTGCCGTGATTGATTATGTGTTGGGACTGCACCCTTCCTGGGTGGCCACGGTGGTTCGACTCCAGGCGACTGTGAAGTCATGGATCCCGTTTTTATAGTCGAGACTTCTGGAATGGTGAATGATTATACTTTGAAGACATTTGGAGACGAAAAGAATTTTTAGACAGAATTTACAGAATAAGACAGAATGGTGAAATTGGTGTGTGTGGGGTATTGAAAACCGCCTTCTGAATTTCTGCTTGAATTGACACCCCTGCGAGAAATATGCAAAATTATTAGAGCTATAAGGAAAAGACCAAATGACCACAATTCACAATGTCAGTGTGACAAGCAGGGTGTTGCTTTATCAGGAACGGGATGGGACTTATGTGGCCCATGCGCTTGAAACCGACCTGATCGGGGAGGGGAATAGCCCGAATAAGGCTATGGCGGATCTTCGGAATGCCATGGAAGCCCAGATTACCTTCGCGATCCAGATGGGTAACACGGGAATGATTCAGCGCGAAGCTCCGGCGGACATTATTACCCGCTGGGAGAAAGCCAATAAGCAGAGTATCAAGGATTTGACCAAGGAAGGCCATACGTTGCGCGTCAAGGCGGTCGCAAAAGTCATTGAGATTACGCCCAAGGAAGTCGCTTTGTTGCGCTCTAAGGCTAGGCGGAATGCCTTTTCCGCGTCTTCCCGGGCGGTGGCCTGTGCCTAAGCCGCTCAAGTTTCACGAATTGGTTCGCAGATTGAAGGATCATAATCGGGAATTTGAGATACATGAGCGGCGAGGGAAGGGGAGCCACTGTATGCTCTACCACAAAAGCCTTGCCGGTCGTCCCGCTTCCGTACCCGTTCCCCGCCATGGTGGGCGCGATATATCGCCCCGGATCCTCTCTCAGATAATTCGGGCCTTTAATTTGCCGCATGATCTGCTTGGGTGATTTGCTTTTTCATGAGGATGGTTCGCGTAAGTAGGGCCTGAGTGTTCAATCCGACCCTTTTTTGTTTATCAAGGGTGAGGGTTCTTGTGGGAGGGGCGCTATATTGAATTATTTGACACAATC
The window above is part of the bacterium genome. Proteins encoded here:
- a CDS encoding choice-of-anchor L domain-containing protein encodes the protein MISIKLGSMKKMHTFGGSLALMLIITGLLPVPSAMAQKRYRVAVSPISAAGVSINSVVTNYVMVNPGDSFDLAYVAPNPLYYFSAWKLGSTNITLDPGTYGADYTNEAAYLGDQGISVRIVSTGEVNTILATAIFSNNMIQLVASASPSNGGTVSIVGTNGAFTAFTNTYFNGTSNQITATAQSGYEFINWTGDASGNANPITVVMSGPRRTVTANFSNTWTISQAFVTGPSDLNIDNSVKGLLSGTQTNISVAKFTEETPSPPAQTQRSRCDGWAGGTGSINPTNQSGPAFNSVTITVKTNTSLDWKWKTQFKVSISPNSNGVTTVSGHDLESPVWVDSNELIVAHMAAIGNYAPEKCVVMPGGATYYPSTDGNVDLMAVTNALTIYPYYVAVVGTDPGYQAFLNHFGLPTSASGAMAPGADPDNDGLSNFQEYQLSNTNNGSYYNPINADTDGDGMDDAYEVYSVDPTNLTDQAKASKDYYPAGVDSGIKSVNNGPSGNPDHDYHWSTTDGYMQPTQPLMNIEEYEGPDGVKPYAFLTVSTNSVFPIVTNGVTITEHPLGTTGSRPDVVVRIPYIGPAGEVDSNDQSKGNSANSDTDNFDDGYEYSWDQWQHWGRTNVSWSGDSTNEVYLVGVTNQVPIYYTNAIPVWGVSTRVFKPNRTDTLVGGGPDYDVLYDYKTGKVSEDYYTADREYGAWQANAFSPGIAAAPHTIVIDGRAPPIPPALAAAGVVTKRSSHPFLWDVDQDGLPDGYEVIFGYDPWGKVTPGHTLADGLDNPDGDWMAKSNPTNDLAWRNHEVYLLNGFDPRVAVDQVYPVASDIPAKGSTPSPNTVKYSNREELWGPNGMMQISPGTEADDATNPFNYDSDGDGIWDGWENYVGLDPNLATDAPLDPDDDKISNLIEFQSFYTSSTNRAALTPVTAWQNKIFPTDPNGKDTDGDGIEDGAEKPLFNGTSLAATNLVFDADNNISTQVFAVGVWNGVCYTGGGLNPTSSDTDEDTLPDPYEASYATGLDGTLGDAFLDPDGDRLKNYQEYYSCAIYHWQHDVWTYGQPFYNSAVFFQGVPKGWDWWQKRYIPLFNPKKGISVLAYSGCRPTMADSDEDNMDDYYEIYHGLNPTYGVFDLVTSRDVNARVYVGAVAADYRLKPYIAGTPEADPDGDGLPNTEEAPLWYYQKQSPRYHTDPSPLWMTDTGSDSSWVNLYYRPNVSVWLWSGKLPPPTYAFDFESNEGFDTDGDGRSDYEELNVTKTDPMSPERPVKRRALYLPEGQDAYARTLPGYVPGVTYPKSGYLPGTSVIGYSGDYLRSFTVEAWVRPLTPSNGTDQVVVERPIMLPSGNPMSLVQGIRLNFRIALNADGYPYASYNGNGTQLIFPEARVTGSAKLSATNWTHIAATYQVPDTINPLVGGVFTLYVDGRIARQDIFRELPANGVFNPSWHIYGAPIVVGAADANPDGRIGSGSQPQPERFFKGWIDEVRIWDGVRDGAQILAGSKIRMKQADVLASKSASASLFYLYSFDALTDPDHAATTTGTGVGFDSTATAIFPSDWTVGFWGASSQRSQIYSDYRMVPWIQNAAAHTPEMPVTDIGSTNGYVSLMNGTNVIGQYANFWNSSNPYGYRYYTAPDGVLDFYDVANDLLPLRWAQADEDVPMWDNGTVPATTGFDSDGDGMADAWEEQYGFDPLIPDDVTSDSDGDGLSNLNEYLVGINPWSQDSDGNRVKDMDEDSDGDGLSNGIEINVYGTDPGDPDTDDDGTADGVEVDRNIAKADGRRVTSPVDSRSPLMPKSMVANGVAQVVPAAKFQGDADRFDMRSWTIEAWVKPQTSNETGAVVMRTLGDGRTNFALRLENNYPVVEFSSVAGALYKERASVPLSTNSWTYLAGTFSSESLRFTLYVNGRVVTNLTAIDTCASGEGTTAMGAGLQGLIDEVRIWSVARTDSEILDWYNKTYREPVEDIKNTITVTVYSNSAANALFDAFLGEALPSGISELSASLKGAAEAAGSFIGFPELPNKMSRPGKGVILSSGKVKDAEVASNTSGSKTTSFGTAGDADLTTLLAGETSHDAVSLTLTFKSDSSVKGVSFDFLFGSEEFPEWVGTAFNDDFGVFLDGVNISFDKNDKPVSVNNNFFELDNDVWNPANQASVGKMQVSLPFEYDGLTPLLTTSKTLKPGLHTLKFVIADTGDTAYDSVVFLSKLRFKLETEGTGKSLKTLRSYYLFDDGQNTTITNKLTGQVKGYGTEDFAQPLDWAFALKGCVFSTNAAPLIEMKNDADADGIPDWWELFFFGVDVDPYGDNDGDGLNNLYEYWAKTDPDVTDTDHDGFNDYDSRTGPGARTYGEIYDDGDGMPDAWENLYKGPCLTTGKRGLDPAYYDASLDPDEDGWSSYAEYLAGTDPIVASSFPRPAIEIHGRYYGRFGNTLLEASTSQGAGQSTIVGEPAATAAAGSTYISGILQTANITAGSLKLMVAGVAIATDNGNGVLAGTYSGGTVSGAINYETGGWYLTLAGATFTAATPVAANYTYTTGGQLKLSFYKTAAMDGWPIATLEMTGDYVKTSKLTSGHLVEGNNYVFAYLDRNSNSKFEPDSEPAGLAQFNPVNVGFGALNNVEIGMTDSMPGYSRVTWVASATATKYIVISSNPGMTNVITGPRNYLHEGDYLVSGRYGFGPVFPSFEVYENDLNHFLAVVLATEIPTVTLSTPSIVTPHDTVYQYAKNELEFKADLNATSYRLQIAAVTNAVIINTTNIVPYRDANGVCKVTLPFYAGDNYIPVGSNYASSVWANSRYWVRVQAATPALSVLSPWSAFNLDVRCPTNGGKSEISGDVYYFGKVAHGYGAGLTSNRLTIIVQAYENKGFSGVADGQVQITYFCATNFPNDPSAGANSRKGAYSIKGLHSQTFYVRAFIDLNGNRTLDSWEPVGFVQERTMDGGEVPVEIDVSASIGVQKSGMQIVIRDRDTDDDQLPDGWEWMYYGTLGKGAYDQSSANLTWWGTTNIPLIRCYEIDPLDVDPTAVNGDTDGDGVSDFDEVCYSDRIAGTSPDISDYNPYAPVLNPLGVDLNPMKWDTDGDGLSDGYELSHGLNPINPNDGALEMSRASAAGEVIPGLPFISRTAIIMPSEGQFSLSWLGRVGMIYEVQYSDDLRVWHSAIGGYRSGQGVHDFVDQAPKVMSRFYRVVVK
- a CDS encoding type II toxin-antitoxin system RelE/ParE family toxin, coding for MKKLYSATRKVREFIETQPPEIQVEYVKLVERIESDGHLVEPFGKKLDRNLFEMRLRRGRQVRIVYFYYMGNRVIGVHAFVKKTQQTPQRELSQALRVRRIIEDGDYDEDK